In the Desulfobulbaceae bacterium genome, AAGGGAGTCAAAGACTACCGTGTCGAATATGAGGGTTTATCAGGAGCCCATCGAGTTAAACTGTTGAATACATCACTGCTCAAAAATGAAGAGCAGCAAATCTGCGGTGCCGTCTTGAATCTCCATGATATCACAAAACTGGCTCTTCTTGAGTCGGAACTGTCGGAAAGGCGTGGCTTTAGAAAAATAATTGGTGTTAGTGAGCAGGTTCAAAATGTCTACACGTTGATTCGGCAGGTAGCCAGTGTGGACACCACCGTTTTAATAACCGGTGAGACTGGTACCGGCAAGGAACTTGTTGTTGACACCTTGCATTCCAGCGGCGATCTCGCAAACAAACCTCTAGTAAAGGTGAATTGTGCAGGTCTTCCTGAAAATTTGCTGGAAAGTGAACTTTTTGGTCATGTCAAGGGCGCCTTCACCGGTGCCCACATTGACAGGATCGGCCGAATCCAGGCAGCCGAAGGCGGCATATTGTTCTTAGACGAGATTGGTGAAATCAGCCACCGGGTTCAACTCAGACTCCTTCGTTTTCTCGAACAAAAAGAGTATGAACGGGTTGGCGACTCAAAAACAATCATTGCAAATGTCCGGGTTGTTGCTGCCACAAATGCGAATCTTGAACAGCTGGTTAAGGAGAAAAAATTTCGGGAAGATCTGTATTATCGACTTCGCGTTTTTTGCATCAATCTCCCTCCCCTGCGCGAAAGGGGTCTCGATATCTCCTTACTCACGAAGCATTTTATTGAACTTTGCAATAAACGATTCAACAAAGAGGTTAAAGGCCTCTCACAGGCAGTCAGCACCCTGTTTTCAAACTATTCCTGGCCTGGAAACATTCGGGAACTAAAACATGCTATTGAGCACGCCTGCCTCCTTTGCAACCAGGACTACCTACTTTCTGAGCATCTACCAAACGGTTTATGGAGTAATGATGAAAACAAGAAAAATTTCATGAAGACGTCTCTACGTTCCATAAAGAAAGAAGAGTTTCTTGCGGCTCTTGAAAAAACCGACTGGAACAAGGCCAAAGCAGCACGAATGCTCGATATCAGCCGAAGCACCCTCTACACGAAACTTCAAGAACTTAACATCTCTCAATAATCCGCCACCAAGTTTTGAAACCCACCAAAAGCAAGATGTTCCATAAAAAGGGTGTCAAACTCACTGCTACTAAGAGTCAAGATGTTACTGTACAGTTTTACTATGCTTCCTGAAAAATTTATCCCTGCCCAAAACTAAAGGCTGGTTAGAGATATGTTGACTATAAGAGGCAACTAAAGCATCAACAAATTCTTAACTGAAAAAAACAAAATAGTTGCCATTTATCACCAAAATTCTCTGTTTTCTATCCCTTTTGACTTTTAAGTTGAGTAGGCCTACCATAAAGAGGAACACAATTTGATAATAATTAGCTATATAGGGAGGTAACTTTATGCCGTTTACTAAAATTAACTACATTAATTTACAACACTTTAATCCGTTTCATGCTACCCAAGAAGAATTGATTGCTCAATCTTTAAACGATTCAGGCCTAATAACGGAAATGACAACTATAAATGATGTTCCAGCACGTGAGTTACTTGAAATTTTCTTTGCTAAAAGAAATATGTACAGAAATGCAACACGCCTAGGTACAGTTTTGATTGAAAGCGGCAAGATTCCGCAAGAAAAATTGAAGGCAGCTCTTGAATATCAAAAAGAGAATAAAAATATGAAGCTCGGTGAAATACTTATTAAGTTAGGTGTTAACACTGAAGAAGAAATCGAAAGTTCCCTGCAAATTCAAAGCAAAAAAAGAGCAGGCACATAATCGTAAATATCAGCATATTGAATCTAGGTAGACTTGATATTTACTGAGAATATTCAAATGCAAGATTCAACATAATCCGTATTTACGGGCAACGGACAGAGGTGGCAAGCTAGAGCCAGCTAGCACTTTGCACTGCGGGGAATCTGCATAGATAGCATATTGATTTTCTTTACCTGTTCAAGTGGCAAGATTTTGAAATATCTTGACCACTTGACAGTGTTGGAATTGACCAAACTTTCATGGAGGAGTTTGACTCGATAGGATGTAAAGAGCAGAAAGGAATAGTTTGACCGGAACAATTACTCTATACTAGTTGCTGCTATGCCAAACACAACTTTAAAAATGACAAATCCAAGAATATTACTCGATTGCCTCAGAAATTGTATTGTAAAGACCGTTAGCATTAAAAGGTTTGGCCAAACATTTATTAACACCAGCCGCCTCAGCTAACTTGACTCTATCTGCCCCAGTTTCATCAATAATTAAAATACAAGGTATGTTCTTTATTTTTTCTGTGGCACGAACTCTTTTCAGCAGGTCCAACCCACTTAATCCGGATAAGTCCCACTCGGAAATTAACAGATCAATTTTATTTCCCTGTAAAACCATTAGAGCACTCGCTGCATCAGCTACTGCTATAACTTCATCAAATTTTAACTCACGCAATAAAGACCGTAATATTTTTCTGGTAGCTTCCTTTTCATCTACAATAAGAGTTTTCATGTGTGAAAAGGTTTTCCCGAGATCCTTGCGTCCAATAAGTGTTGTTGAAGAACCATGCTTAAAAACGCTAATTTGTTTTTTGAGTTCTGAATTTTCTTTCATGACCCTAATATTATCATCAGTAGTATTTCTTAATCGAGAAGCAAGTACCTCCGCAAAAATACGATAGATCATGT is a window encoding:
- a CDS encoding sigma 54-interacting transcriptional regulator; protein product: MTDKILLVDDDTEHLEMLEDCCARIGCNTVSASGGEKAVEILKSDSFAIVISDIQMPVVDGIGVLGFAKEHAPETDVVLITGFSDKYSFTDVIKKGATDYLEKPFTKDILEAKIFRIFKERREIAKRKSIENILEKKSNELSTRVKELECLYNISQLLYTHDLPLGKLFDGVVHLLVKSLPSPQHTVARITYDNRCFQSINFRETALGYRKDIFCHGMMVGSLEIYCSKEHPTVPGRSLLEEKSSLISSITERLGKIIARYRAEEQLSVLNEQLEEKVMVRTEALNKALQDKNKAQSELYAIFNSNPDGIITVDSRMIVMHKNNVHMSSLKIEEGEPFRSLGTHLQKECFKILNSTLLDQKGVKDYRVEYEGLSGAHRVKLLNTSLLKNEEQQICGAVLNLHDITKLALLESELSERRGFRKIIGVSEQVQNVYTLIRQVASVDTTVLITGETGTGKELVVDTLHSSGDLANKPLVKVNCAGLPENLLESELFGHVKGAFTGAHIDRIGRIQAAEGGILFLDEIGEISHRVQLRLLRFLEQKEYERVGDSKTIIANVRVVAATNANLEQLVKEKKFREDLYYRLRVFCINLPPLRERGLDISLLTKHFIELCNKRFNKEVKGLSQAVSTLFSNYSWPGNIRELKHAIEHACLLCNQDYLLSEHLPNGLWSNDENKKNFMKTSLRSIKKEEFLAALEKTDWNKAKAARMLDISRSTLYTKLQELNISQ
- a CDS encoding response regulator, yielding MKDLQVSKDNLKVINVLRKINKFSEFTDKDIRSLLNVGRICEYEPSEVIIKEGALDSWVYFLIKGALAIEKDGHKIAMLRRCGDMFGEMGVIDGSPRSATIRADSKVMILEFNASLIEEKLKTKQINFCYMIYRIFAEVLASRLRNTTDDNIRVMKENSELKKQISVFKHGSSTTLIGRKDLGKTFSHMKTLIVDEKEATRKILRSLLRELKFDEVIAVADAASALMVLQGNKIDLLISEWDLSGLSGLDLLKRVRATEKIKNIPCILIIDETGADRVKLAEAAGVNKCLAKPFNANGLYNTISEAIE